The following nucleotide sequence is from Solanum dulcamara chromosome 7, daSolDulc1.2, whole genome shotgun sequence.
CTACACGTGATACTTAATTATGTATTGTAAACTTTCAATCTTCAAGTGTGTGCATTGTCATTTGATTTAGTACTTGCATATTGCATAGCTTTTTAATAGATTTATACCTATGTAACAGGATCATTATGGCTATGGGACTTTTCTATTATGGCCTCAAAGAGACAAGTGCTACATATGCTACTAACTTCCTCAATCTAATTCCAATTGTGACCTTTATCTTCTCAACTGTGTTACGGTATGAAACTAATTGATGTTTTGGGCATGTAATTTATATCGATCAAgtctttaatttgtttaaattCTGCGTTTTATACTATACATATGTTGTAGTGTGGAAAAGCTACGATTGAAGACGAGAGTTGGTAAAGTTAAACTTTTAGGTGCAATGTTGTGCTTGGCTGGAGCATTGACGATTACTCTTTACAAAGGGAAAGTTTTCTATATCAGTCATAACCACAAACATCAAATAAGTTCCAAGGTTCATGAGAATATGCTTCGTGGGACTATATTTTTGATGTGTAGCTGTATGTCTTACGGTTGTTGGTTCCTTATACAGGTAAACTTTATAATTAACCAAGATTATTTAGTTCAAAATTCAAGTCTACAAGACGAGTAATTTATGATGTTATACCTCTCTTAAATTGCGCGACAGGCCAAGGTGTCCAAAGTGTTCCCGTACAGATATTCTGCAACCTTTATTATAAGCGTGATTGCAACTATCCAAAGCGCGATTATTGGAGTATCCATTGATAGAAGAAAGGCCTCTTGGAAGCTTGGACTCAATTTGCAGCTAATTACTATCTTTTACTCGGTAAGAATACTTTGATTAGCTACACTGGCCTATCATATTTCCCATTAGCGTGTAAGTTACAGGTTCATCTGAATCCAGTAACTTTCTCATAAACTGTATGTGTGTGGAAAATATCTACTAAATAATAGATTTTGTACTTAGTGAATCAACTAGATTGTGGTAGAATTGCTAACTTGAACTCATAAAGTTCTAATCGTGAATccgcctatatatatatgattttaggGCACATTAGCAACGGCAGCAACATTCTGTCTCATATCATGGGCAGTTGCAAAAAGAGGACCAACTTATCCCTCTATGTTCAATCCTCTGTCTTTAATTTTTGTAGCTATCGCGGAATCTGTCTTCCTTGGTCAAGAAATCAGTAGCGGAAGGTAAACAAAACGACCTTTCATGTAAAATTTCAAGTTGTGTAACTGTCAAAATATATGATGCAagactcaaaaataataaaatgcataAACTTAGTAGTACTAACTACATCTTGTTTATTCGTTGCAGCTTGCTTGGCATGTTTCTGATCATAGTTGGATTGTATTCGTTCCTGCGGGCAAAAAGCAAAGAGTTCACACAAATTGGATCACCAAATGCAGGGGATGCTGAAGCACCATTACCTGAAATTGAAGTAATTACGCCTACTACGAATATGGAATTGCCAATTTTAGTACGCGAAAGTGCTAGATTTCAATCAACACGGTAGAAGTTGCTACTCCTACTCAAAAACAAGAAGACAAAGACGAAGAAAAACAACGCATATGATATGATCACCAAATGCAGGGGCAAAGGGTACCAATTTTGTGAATCAACAAAACCATAGTATTAGCAGAATAGAAAGCTCTAAAAAACATTAAACAatttggtgatgctataatttcatttcaaaatagGAGTGTGCTGTTCAGATTCCAGAGGGACCAGTTTTGTCCCTTGAAATATTTGAAGAGCCACTAACTCTCAGGTGTTTTGTATTGAAACactaaattaaagaagaaaaaacattCAATCTCAACTTGGTTCGGACTTGCGTCCTACTATGTAGCCTGTCAAACTTTGTTTTAGTACTTAATTTGTTTTTAACTTTGTCAAATGACAATACTATTAAGACATTGATTGGTTAATTATTAGTTAAATAAACATAATATCATGTAATCACATACTGAATTCGTGATTTAAGTTGACAATTTTTTTCTATGGTGTAGAAGTATTCATAAGAACACTGAACAATATCAGTCCCTATCTCtattaatatttacattaaatttatttcatagaaAGGACTTTTTAAAGTGGGAGATTGTGTTGTTTGACGTAGTCATTAAACtactttttgataaattaattatagacTTGATTATGTTGTTGGACTTTGGTAGACAAGAATAGACATTTCGGCTACTGATGTGCTACAAAAAATGGAAAGCCCAAGTCAAAACTCAAGGCAAAGTTTAGCTGGTGCCAAGTGGATTTCATTAGTGATCCTGTTTGTATGTTAATCTTATCTAAAATTGATCTCAAGATAAACCTTACTACATCAAGTCAATGAACACGGTATGGGTTATGACAAATtagtcatttttttttgttttttggttATTTCATGCTTGCTAGTATCTAGTTGTCTTGGATTGGACCCATAAAACGAGTTCGTTGGTGCGCCTAACGCTAcgattttgttttcttttttaactCTCGTGTTAAATACTCAAACTAAATGGTAAAAAATTacttctttttaattattaagtTTTGACTTCTACACCggtttaaaataacaaaaaatatctAAAACAATGATTAAGTGTTGAGTCCCACGTCGGCTTACTTATAAATAGGAGATCTCTGATTTTGAATAATCTTTATTTCAGTCGCTAGCTTTTGAAATTGAATTACGTTTGAAATCATATTAGAGCATTACGTCTTCCTTTACATTACTGGtagctcaaatttgaatttttaaaggaAGAAactcaatttcttttttttaatttggcaGGTTTATATAGATACATTTAAGTGGTGTAGCGGTCCTGGATTCTTGGCTGTGCAATCCAACTGTCCCTGAAAAAGCTCCAGCTTATCTCACCGACGCACCAAAAAAAGTCTCCTTTCTCCTTTTGcagtttaaaaaaatatattaaaaaataaataaatgtgtttagtttattgttgttttttacCCAGTAGAATAATAGTCATGGGAACAATCATTACTATCAACCGACAGAATCTATTAATGTTCACATTTTTCTTTATAGTAACCTGTGTTCTgcaaattatataattaattaattgtctaATCTCTTGTTTGTTTTACCTACACCTTAAAGTTCCCTTTTTGGCCCAAGACAATTATATCATCGTAATTCTAGAACACCTTTCGTTTACGAGAGAAAATGATCCAGTTAGATTCTTCTTATTATTCTATTTACTGCCataaagaaagtgaaatttaaTTTGCCATGGTTTGCTCGTCaaaaaatttcttcttcttctttgacaaaaagaattattttttttgaaattttcaagaCCAAagttttacttttaaaattatgatttactTATGTTGAGTTCCACATCAGTAGTGGCGGAAAGTTTTCTTATatgctttttattttttttgtgataaTTAGCCTTTGAAATTGAGTTAGATTCAAAggttatttttatcaaataatttatgcaaatattttttttatataataaaaagcAAACTTTAATCATCAATTTGTCATAACATAACAAATTTAACAAAATTATTCTTCTACAATGATAATgccttcaaaaaaattcaacaacatccatttgatttaaatttacttttaaattcaaaattcaatactccctccatttcatattaagtgaatttttgagagatttttcattgttcaaaataattgaattgttcaaagttcaagatagatatttaaaactttttctatatttgtctttttatttattgaagttttatcttttctagaaaataaatcacactacttgcaaaattatatttataattttacaaaGGGCAATAGTAGAAAGTATGAttgaaaattatattcttgattatttttcttaatatgtatgCATTGCTttacaaattcacttaatatgaaatgaagGGAGTATCACTTTTCAAAGCATAATACATCAATGGCTATAaggttcaaaaaaaatatattatacaacAACAAACCAGGCTTGGGCAAGGAGAGGGAAGTGTTGGGTCCCACTTCTGTGCTTTTGGATGatcttgaataattttttatatgatCGTGAAAAATCGAACTGATCGATAAATcgaattgaaaaaatattatttggttATTGTTAGTGGGTTATTAGGTTAACTgatttttaatggttttataaaaaaattatcggATTAATGGTTCGATTTTTAGTATTGAATTATTGGATAAACCGATAACTCATTAAGACAATAATAATGTACTACTTTACCCTTCAtaaattgtaaatattaaatatttataattaaccTAACTAGACACTATATGTCTATATCACTACTCTACACAGTCTATCCATTTTACAGTACTACGTCATACCGCTTTAGTCTTTCCTCTTTTCTCAAAACTTAAAGATTAATTTGTAATTATAGCTTTTGCAAGTTTGTAAACATTTGTAATTTGATTAACATAAAAAATTTCATACTATGTTTTGAATGTAACATGTAATTGATGTAGCCTTTGTACTATATGCTCTTATTAATGCAATTTTTCATTATCTCTCTTGTTTcactatatcaaaatatttatagttaATTTTCTTGCTTCATTGCATCGCGCCAAATTGTTAGAGAAGTGAGAAGtcatatgtttattttattatcattttcttattgggtaAATCGAAAATAAAATCGTTAGCAGCCAAAATTCGATAAAccgataaaaaatatcttattgatttgttATTGGTTTAgtgtatttaaaaattgaaaatcgaTAAACTAAACCGATAACACataaaatcaaactaaattGACCAATGCACACCCCTAATTTTTGGTCCATAAGTAACTTTGAGACCGTAAAAAGTAAGTTGAATGATATTCtgggaaaaaaattattagttgaGTGAGACATTAACTCTTAATTTTTGAGGTTGACTTGTATGCTCGCTTTCGGTGGGTGGGGcaaggtggatgaaatggaggctcgctttcggtgtgctatgtgacaagaaggtgtcaccataacttaagggcaagttctacaaagtggtggttagaccggctacgttatatggggcggagtgttggccagttaaggtctcccacgttcaaaagatgaaagtagccgagatgagaatgttgagatggatgtgtaggcataccaggagtgacaagattagaaatgatgctattcgggacaaggtaggagtggcctcggtggaagacaagatgcaggaaatgcgactgagatggtttgggcatgtgaagaggagagacacatatgccccagtgcggagatgcgagaggttggccatggatgacTTTAGAAGAAGTAGAGGTAGGCCGAATAAATAttgaggagaggtgattagacaggacatggcgcagttacagctcaACGAAGACATTACCTTAGATatgagggtgtggaggacacatattagggtagaaggctagtatatAGTCTCATTAgtcttccgtattagtaggcgcaatagcgcactataatttcttgtgctcttacttctgttattatctctcTATTACTTTCTTTACTTCTGTAGTTCTGTACTTTTATTACTCCACTCTACTCTACTCCACTATACTTTATCTGTGTCGCTCTCGTTTTTTGCGTTATTTgatatttgttttcttaaatCGCTTTGAACCTcatagccttatctgacctcttttattttcttttgaggagagggtctttcgaaaacaaccgtcctaccttagtaagagtaagatctgcgtacactctaccctctccacaCCCACactgtgggatttcactgggttgttgttgtatttctAACAACTTAAATCTTTCAATAGTTTAGCTCATTTGTCTACCCTCTTTCTTGCCCCATCTTTGTAATCAAATTATAGAAATGCTTAAATAAAGTCTCACGTAATAATGATTAAATCAATTAATCTATTTTAAATAATGTATATTTATTGAAACCTTTACATGTCTCTTTTATAATTTGAcactcattttttttaaagttgaaCTGATCAAACGCAAATTGTTTTTCAATTAATAAAACTACTTTCAAAATTGAATTAAACACAACAACTACTAGCTACTTCTCCTTAAAACTTCCTATTGACAaacgtatttttttttttgcagctTTGCCAAAAGAAGATATTAATCAAAAAGTGGACGAcacaacttcaaaacattatttatcaaaatatttatgaggTTATggattaaatatttaatttgaggAGCTGACTTAAAATGCTATTGgactttttttctcttttactatattttaattCCTTTTTTTCGAGTGGGTGAGCCCCTTTGACTTAAGGAAATGAAAAAGAGACCTGAACTTGAAGTTACAACAACCATGAAATTACAATTTTCTTATTCAATGGACAATTGATTCTGTTTTCATGTGGCAAATATCTATCTTAATTGTATCCACAAAATGAAGAATCCAAATACATGGGCCAAATGCCTCCAATCGCCAAGTTAAGTTATCCTTAAGATAACTAATAATTGGACATTAATACAGTTTTTCTTGAAGACTATAAAGTCATTTGATTATGACCTATGGGgagttatttctttttgaagatgttaatttcatttatttttaagtgtctatttggattttttttacacatatttATAGATATGCTAGAATATGGTGACTTTGACAATTATATATTCATTTAATGGAGATGACagagtaaatatttaataaaaatatattatagctTAGATATAAATACAAACAAATAGTAATATGTACACCCTCAGTTTCAGTTTATATGAAACCATTTTGATCGGTCACagtgtttaaaaaataaagaaagatttTGTTATGTTGCCAAATTATCAGTGGAAAATATCACTGATTTCGATAAGataataagataatatattttctGAAGTattctatataaatatatggtctcattaatatattttttaaaaaatataaaaatatctaaaatgatttagtgaaatatgattctattgtttttttatttttcgttaaaatttaaatatagttAAAGTTCATCTCTAATTTTTCTTATTGCATCAAAAAGTTTTAGTATTGTCTTCTCAAACTCCATCAAAAAAAATGTGAAGGGTTCTAGATGCGATAAGTGCTTCATTATGCGTAACTTGTTCCAAATGTATTGTATTGTTTTCCACTTCATCATCAACATTGTTTTCTCCAATGGTATCCACAATTTTTTCTACGTCTTAGACCTCTGAACATGTGTTATTTTTACCCGAATAATGTAGCAGGCTATTGACATCTATCTTATTGCGGTAACCAAGATTATTTAATCATGACCTCAAATTCTTGAATGTAATTTTCACAAGAGGGTTTATTTAAATTTCTTGGGGCTTCACCCCTcaacccccctcccccccatggtgtaaataaattaatttttattaaatctcaaaaatatgctttaaattaaatttatcgattaaataatatatatgtaaaataataatatttcatggTGCCAACAATATTGATTTAGAGAGATTTTACACAAAATGTTAAGTGAAACTCAATAAGGGTGAAATGAGAAATGATGTCATTAAATAGTtatcaaattacaaaaaaaaagtattcatttcaaaaaaaaaataaaaaaataaaaggacaatCCGTTGCACTAAAATTCCCGATATGCCTAGGTTCTGAAAAGTGTcactttaaattaaattaaggtAAAGAAAATACCTCTTAGCAATAGTGTAAAACAAAAAGTGATAGATAATTTGAGAATATGGAACTTGGAAGTACCAATTTATGAAAACTGTGGGCAAAGCGTGGGAACCAAGAAACATATAGCTGTCTCTTTCAAGTTTCGTATTTTGATTTTTGCCTATTCAGTAACCTTTAAAGCTAGTTTAAAGAAAAGAGTCATCATTCCACATTGAGCCAAAATTAAAATAACCACACAAAGTCATATTGTACCATGTTATCGTGCGGACTGCGGAGGACCAGTGATTTTAATAtgccattttttaaaattctaaatacGAGAATCAAATATCTAATTATTTCTCGAGATAAATTTAGTCAAATATTCTTTAAGGATTTTTTTAACAAACAATGTATATTTATGGAAATgattaaattatataattaataatttaaaatattaacagaattaaaaatattataataaaaacatATTTTACTTGAGACTTGGAGAGTTAAAAATGAGTTATCCTTTGACATCAAGGAAATGAGTGTAGTGTTGAAGTGACTGGTTGTCTCAAATAAAAGTAATCAAGACGTGATTTCACCTGTTTACTTGTAAAGGAGGCAATTGTGGCATTGATAAAGTGGAGTTTTTCACATGCATAAACCATTGGCTTCAAGAGGAGGAGTCAAAGCTTTATGAAATGGAATTTTCGTATATAGCAAAAGTTGTCAATAAAGCGAGACTTtatgtatttatataatttaataataatttgttGCAATTACATCATATATATTAGTATTACATGAGTTTTGTGTAATTTATCTAAAAATATCTCAATCTATAATagtaattttctttttgaattatTCGCATGATTAAACAAACAAGAACtttcaatttttattatatttgtataatttaaatcaaattatcactatcttaaattattattttttaaattttaaattaatacgtAGAGTAACTTCGAATTCATTCATGAAAATCAATCTACCGTTAGTTCATGCATTATTTTCCGCGTTGACGTTACGCACGGAACAATATTTGAGCCAGTGGTTTTCGATGAGCTGTCTAGAGGTGTCAAATGAGCGTGTTGAATTGAAATTAGAGATTAAATTGAACTCAATTGAAAATTCTTTTaagggaaatttacataaatgtactacattaagaaaatatttaacatttatagcaataatatttttttaacacttataatacaattataatacatattatcgaaaataatttataaaactcatataatacaagttttattcatggataatatatttatcacatactttaatacacttataatacattgtgtcaaattattaccaaacaagtataatatattttaaaacacttataatatatttatattgcatgcataattcacttttaatacatgacaaatatattataatattgctatatattgctataaatggtaataaataaaaagtatcactagaatcaataattatttattaaaaagtgttttttcctaataatttttccttcttttaaaaTGAGTTAAGGCTTGAATTGGTTGAGATTGAACCCAATGCAAATTATCTTCAATCCAACCAATAAAAATTTGGACGAATTAACTTATATTTGGGCTCATTTTGACGCTCCTAACCTGACCACTTAGCTATCTAAATACATGATACacaaaaattcaattcaaaattcaaaatttataaatttttacaaagatttcaaattaatattaacatataataataattgaattcacaattaaatatatttaataaatattttaatatattcaagatttgaagaaaaaatgaaCTTGGCACACAATAATCTAGATCCGCCACTGAATAGATACACATTACACACGATATTTTTGATCAACATTACAACTTTCGGCGAAGACAAATTATTCTGGCGTGCAGGCCCACCTTATGTTGATCTTTCGCTAATGAATGCTACAGACACTTTTGATCTTATCCcaacttctttc
It contains:
- the LOC129895369 gene encoding WAT1-related protein At5g64700-like; its protein translation is MMEEIKKKLKGSNVLIGMLTVQVIATGLQLLSKVILSHGTFVFALMTYRHVVATLCIAPCALIWERESLMKKMTWSVFFYLFMIALTGIIMAMGLFYYGLKETSATYATNFLNLIPIVTFIFSTVLRVEKLRLKTRVGKVKLLGAMLCLAGALTITLYKGKVFYISHNHKHQISSKVHENMLRGTIFLMCSCMSYGCWFLIQAKVSKVFPYRYSATFIISVIATIQSAIIGVSIDRRKASWKLGLNLQLITIFYSGTLATAATFCLISWAVAKRGPTYPSMFNPLSLIFVAIAESVFLGQEISSGSLLGMFLIIVGLYSFLRAKSKEFTQIGSPNAGDAEAPLPEIEVITPTTNMELPILVRESARFQSTR